One region of Streptomyces sp. NBC_00442 genomic DNA includes:
- a CDS encoding carbohydrate ABC transporter permease — protein MPSTVAASRPQHRTPTSPMAPPRSFLWSRRIFLTLLTGFVLLPVYVMVSSSLKPLQDVSGKFRWLPSGLTIRPYIDIWSTVPLARYFMNSLVVAGTATVCSVAIAVFAAYAVSRYSFRGKRVFTITVLSTQMFPGILFLLPLFLLYVNIGNATGIALFGSRGGLILTYLTFSLPFSIWMLIGYFDSVPRDLDEAALVDGCGPLGALFRVVVPAAIPGIVAVAVYAFMAAWGEVLFASVMTNDATRTLAVGLQGYSTLNDVYWNQIMAASLVVSVPVVAGFLLLQRYLVTGLTAGAVK, from the coding sequence ATGCCTAGCACCGTCGCGGCGTCCCGGCCGCAGCACCGCACACCCACGTCTCCGATGGCGCCACCACGTTCCTTCCTGTGGTCCCGGCGGATCTTCCTCACCCTGCTCACCGGCTTCGTCCTGCTGCCCGTGTACGTCATGGTCTCCAGCTCGCTCAAGCCCCTCCAGGACGTGTCGGGCAAGTTCCGCTGGCTGCCCAGCGGTCTCACGATCCGCCCGTACATCGACATCTGGTCGACCGTGCCGCTGGCGCGGTACTTCATGAACTCGCTGGTCGTGGCGGGCACCGCCACGGTGTGCTCGGTGGCCATCGCGGTCTTCGCGGCGTACGCGGTCAGCCGCTACTCCTTCCGCGGCAAGCGGGTCTTCACGATCACCGTGCTGTCCACGCAGATGTTCCCGGGCATCCTGTTCCTGCTGCCCCTGTTCCTGCTGTACGTCAACATCGGGAACGCCACCGGGATCGCGCTGTTCGGCTCGCGCGGCGGACTGATCCTGACCTACCTCACCTTCTCGCTGCCGTTCTCCATCTGGATGCTGATCGGCTACTTCGACTCGGTACCGCGCGATCTGGACGAAGCGGCGCTCGTGGACGGCTGCGGGCCGCTCGGTGCGCTGTTCCGGGTCGTGGTGCCCGCCGCCATCCCCGGCATCGTCGCGGTCGCCGTCTACGCCTTCATGGCCGCGTGGGGCGAGGTGCTGTTCGCGTCCGTCATGACCAACGACGCCACCCGCACCCTCGCCGTGGGCCTGCAGGGCTACTCCACCCTCAACGACGTGTACTGGAACCAGATCATGGCCGCCTCACTCGTCGTCAGCGTCCCCGTCGTCGCCGGCTTCCTGCTGCTCCAGCGCTACCTCGTCACCGGCCTCACGGCGGGCGCCGTCAAGTGA
- a CDS encoding GH1 family beta-glucosidase, whose product MSAPIDFAALPHDFLWGTATSAYQIEGAVDEDGRTPSIWDTFSHTPGKIDNDDHGDIACDHYHRWPQDVELMRQLGVEAYRLSIAWPRVVPGGDGPVNPKGLDFYDRLIDGLLAAGITPSATLYHWDLPQSLQDRGGWPERATAEHFAAYASAVAERLGDRVTHWATLNEPLCSAWIGHLEGRMAPGLTDLTAAVRSSYHLLLGHGLAVQAVRAAAPGAQIGIVNNLSPVHAASDRPQDLAAARRMDGHTNRWWLDPVHGRGFPADMREVYGVELPERPGDLATMAAPLDWLGLNYYFPAYVTDDPDGPAPYARSVDRDGVPRTGMDWEIDAGGIESLLLRLTEDYGARKIYVTENGSAFPDTVRADGSIDDHERQDYLERHLAACASAARKGAPLAGYFAWSLLDNFEWAYGYDKRFGLVHVDYDTQARTIKGSGHRYADLIRAHRERAA is encoded by the coding sequence GTGTCCGCACCGATCGACTTCGCCGCACTCCCGCACGACTTCCTGTGGGGCACGGCCACCTCCGCCTACCAGATCGAGGGAGCCGTCGACGAGGACGGCCGCACGCCGTCCATCTGGGACACCTTCTCGCACACCCCCGGGAAGATCGACAACGACGACCACGGGGACATCGCCTGCGACCACTACCACCGCTGGCCGCAGGACGTGGAGCTGATGCGCCAACTGGGCGTCGAAGCCTACCGGTTGTCCATCGCCTGGCCCCGCGTCGTGCCCGGCGGCGACGGGCCCGTCAACCCGAAGGGCCTCGACTTCTACGACCGGCTGATCGACGGCCTGCTCGCCGCCGGCATCACCCCCTCCGCCACGCTCTACCACTGGGACCTGCCGCAGAGCCTCCAGGACCGCGGCGGCTGGCCCGAGCGCGCGACCGCCGAGCACTTCGCCGCGTACGCCTCGGCCGTGGCCGAGCGCCTAGGCGACCGGGTCACGCACTGGGCCACCCTCAACGAGCCGCTCTGCTCGGCCTGGATCGGCCACCTGGAAGGCCGGATGGCGCCGGGGCTCACCGACCTGACCGCGGCGGTCCGCTCCTCCTACCACCTGCTCCTCGGCCACGGCCTCGCGGTCCAGGCCGTGCGCGCCGCGGCCCCGGGCGCACAGATCGGCATCGTCAACAACCTCTCCCCCGTGCACGCGGCCAGCGACCGGCCGCAGGACCTCGCCGCCGCCCGACGGATGGACGGGCACACCAACCGCTGGTGGCTCGACCCCGTCCACGGCCGCGGCTTCCCCGCCGACATGCGCGAGGTGTACGGCGTCGAACTGCCGGAGCGGCCGGGCGACTTGGCGACGATGGCCGCGCCGCTCGACTGGCTCGGGCTCAACTACTACTTCCCGGCGTACGTCACCGACGACCCCGACGGACCCGCGCCGTACGCCCGTTCGGTGGACCGCGACGGCGTGCCGCGCACGGGCATGGACTGGGAGATCGACGCGGGCGGCATCGAGAGCCTGCTGCTGCGCCTCACCGAGGACTACGGCGCCCGGAAGATCTACGTCACCGAGAACGGCTCCGCGTTCCCCGACACGGTGCGCGCCGACGGCAGCATCGACGACCACGAGCGGCAGGACTATCTGGAGCGCCACCTCGCGGCCTGCGCCTCCGCCGCCCGCAAGGGCGCCCCGCTCGCCGGCTACTTCGCGTGGTCCCTGCTCGACAATTTCGAGTGGGCGTACGGCTACGACAAGCGCTTCGGTCTCGTCCACGTCGACTACGACACCCAGGCCCGCACCATCAAGGGCAGCGGACACCGGTACGCGGACCTCATCCGTGCGCACCGCGAGCGGGCGGCCTGA
- a CDS encoding DUF402 domain-containing protein, whose protein sequence is MEPRFHSGDVVVRREILDGREWMVYPLRVVADDGVLLAAYLATGTPITFGGGTFTWGLHPWVHLEHTWQSDGVLQLQRAGDGYAVWARFRGDELQDWYVNFQEPLRRTADGFDTLDQELDLVIAADGSSYTWKDVGHFEDRVRAGGFGPGEAEAVRDAAAEVVERIESGERWWERWRDWRPEPGAFEVPGPVALAAPPPAPAG, encoded by the coding sequence ATGGAGCCACGTTTTCACAGCGGCGATGTCGTCGTCAGAAGAGAGATACTCGACGGACGCGAGTGGATGGTCTATCCCCTGCGCGTCGTCGCCGACGACGGTGTGCTGCTCGCCGCATACCTCGCGACGGGCACACCGATCACCTTCGGCGGCGGCACCTTCACGTGGGGCCTCCACCCCTGGGTCCACCTGGAGCACACCTGGCAGTCGGACGGGGTGCTCCAGCTGCAACGGGCCGGCGACGGGTATGCCGTGTGGGCCCGGTTCAGGGGCGATGAACTCCAGGACTGGTACGTCAACTTCCAGGAGCCCCTGCGCCGCACGGCGGACGGCTTCGACACGCTCGACCAGGAACTCGACCTCGTGATCGCCGCCGACGGTTCCTCCTACACGTGGAAGGACGTCGGCCACTTCGAGGACCGGGTGCGTGCCGGCGGCTTCGGACCGGGCGAGGCGGAAGCCGTCCGCGACGCCGCCGCGGAGGTCGTGGAGCGCATCGAGAGCGGTGAGCGGTGGTGGGAGCGGTGGCGCGACTGGCGCCCGGAGCCGGGAGCCTTCGAGGTGCCCGGCCCGGTCGCCCTCGCCGCGCCACCACCGGCTCCGGCCGGATAG
- a CDS encoding glycosyltransferase family 2 protein yields MHPAIVCVIPCYNEEAAIGKVVSDLRATLPEAVIFVYDNASTDDTVAEALKAGALVRHEPRKGKGNVIRRAFADIEADALLIIDGDDTYDASRAREMVDLLFEGPYDQVVGARREIVETAYRAGHAVGNRMLTGTVRSLFGNDVSDMLSGYRVFSRRYVKSFPALSREFETETEMTVHALSLRLPTAEMEVDFKDRPAGSVSKLRTYRDGWRILKLILGLARRQRPSQFHAVIAALLTLVSLILGLPLVTEFVRTGTVPRLPTAVLAAAIMIIAVLVLMVGYILESFMHMRQEQARLAHLRYPAPSRGADFVPELLRDTASGS; encoded by the coding sequence ATGCATCCGGCGATTGTGTGTGTCATTCCCTGTTACAACGAGGAAGCCGCGATCGGAAAGGTCGTCAGCGACCTGCGGGCCACCCTTCCCGAGGCGGTCATCTTCGTATATGACAATGCCTCTACGGACGACACCGTCGCCGAGGCCCTGAAGGCGGGCGCACTCGTGCGGCATGAGCCGCGCAAGGGTAAAGGGAATGTGATTCGCCGCGCCTTCGCCGACATCGAGGCCGACGCGCTCCTCATCATCGACGGGGACGACACCTACGACGCGTCGCGCGCACGCGAGATGGTCGACCTGCTCTTCGAAGGCCCCTACGACCAAGTGGTCGGCGCCCGACGGGAGATCGTGGAAACCGCCTACCGGGCCGGCCACGCGGTCGGCAACAGGATGCTCACCGGCACGGTGCGCTCGCTCTTCGGCAACGACGTCAGCGACATGCTCAGCGGGTACCGCGTCTTCTCGCGCCGCTACGTCAAGTCCTTCCCGGCGCTTTCGCGGGAGTTCGAGACCGAGACCGAGATGACGGTGCACGCCCTCAGCCTGCGCCTGCCCACCGCCGAGATGGAAGTCGACTTCAAGGACCGCCCGGCCGGGAGCGTCAGCAAACTGCGCACCTACCGGGACGGCTGGCGCATTCTGAAACTCATCCTCGGCCTCGCCCGCCGCCAGCGCCCCTCGCAATTCCATGCCGTCATCGCCGCATTGCTGACGCTGGTCTCCCTGATCCTGGGCCTGCCGCTGGTCACCGAATTCGTCAGGACCGGCACCGTGCCCCGCCTGCCCACCGCGGTGCTCGCGGCCGCGATCATGATCATCGCGGTCCTTGTGCTGATGGTCGGATACATCCTTGAGTCCTTCATGCACATGCGCCAGGAACAGGCCCGCCTGGCTCACCTGAGATATCCGGCCCCGTCCCGTGGCGCGGACTTCGTACCGGAATTGCTGCGGGACACGGCGAGCGGTTCCTGA
- a CDS encoding GtrA family protein, producing the protein MLQLTALSRVVSEWVRKIWREVAAFGVVGAVAFVVETASFNLLILGASSADGGIMGTSPVLASVVATLLAMTVSWFGNRYWTYRDRRGAVDRREVAWFVAINLAGMAVTAVPVFASRELLGTGSPLSDNAARLFGWSAATVLRFVAYRTLVFTPAGKDPAHVPATVSRWTTALDGAWRRGTLWPWCLGAVAALCALAVNTVFHPGYLSEDSADQLQQALGERPVTDWHPPVMALLWRILIHATGAISAMAALQSAVLWASLWVLARLVWKRTGSRGLSLVMLAVGLAPHVLTFTGVVWKDVHMAYALLATVAVALTARELPPGRTASRWALLVLGVLFLAYAVLVRKNGLPAVIPVFVLLVLAVWPSPGRRRWLAASGILVAITALCSVGVSQATDPVATRQYAQIPLDDLTHVLTPAQIGPAAEEAGASADFRARLVTATAVCARRQVPADVYFNCYPRDRSLGATELGRNAGVLTRMWTRQIPEHWQGYVAYRARVFSKLLFQGNLPFFDGTSTKLAALRSAPVNRTLEFTVRNYVTGFVHDVPMLFQGWFWFAVSLVFALRRRWAGPYARELRLLGVSSALYILAYFPTAPQSNFRYVYWPALAGTIGLAAVLIGHLARRRAAVDGAAGPADARARAGTAPPATALPAEAEDAGPHEDATVAG; encoded by the coding sequence ATGCTGCAACTCACGGCCTTGAGCCGAGTGGTATCCGAATGGGTGCGGAAGATCTGGCGAGAAGTCGCGGCCTTCGGTGTCGTCGGTGCCGTCGCATTCGTGGTGGAGACCGCGAGTTTCAATCTGCTGATTCTCGGCGCGTCCTCCGCCGACGGCGGGATCATGGGGACATCGCCCGTTCTGGCCTCGGTGGTGGCCACCCTGCTCGCCATGACGGTGAGTTGGTTCGGCAATCGGTATTGGACCTACCGGGACCGGCGTGGCGCCGTGGACCGTCGCGAGGTCGCGTGGTTCGTTGCCATTAACCTCGCGGGCATGGCGGTGACCGCCGTTCCCGTGTTCGCCTCCCGTGAACTCCTCGGTACCGGTTCGCCGTTGAGCGACAATGCGGCCCGGCTCTTCGGCTGGTCGGCGGCAACGGTGCTGCGCTTCGTCGCCTACCGCACCCTGGTCTTCACTCCCGCAGGAAAGGACCCCGCCCACGTGCCCGCAACCGTGAGCAGATGGACCACCGCCTTGGACGGCGCCTGGCGGCGCGGAACCCTCTGGCCGTGGTGCCTCGGGGCCGTCGCCGCGCTGTGCGCCCTGGCGGTGAACACCGTCTTCCATCCGGGATATCTGAGCGAGGACAGCGCCGACCAGCTGCAACAGGCCCTGGGCGAGCGTCCGGTGACCGACTGGCATCCGCCGGTGATGGCCCTGCTGTGGCGGATCCTCATCCATGCCACCGGTGCGATCTCCGCCATGGCGGCGCTGCAGAGTGCCGTGCTGTGGGCGTCGCTCTGGGTCCTGGCCCGGCTGGTGTGGAAGAGGACCGGCAGCCGCGGGCTCTCCCTCGTGATGCTCGCCGTCGGCCTGGCACCCCACGTCCTGACCTTCACGGGCGTGGTGTGGAAGGACGTGCACATGGCGTACGCCCTGCTCGCGACGGTCGCCGTGGCGCTCACCGCACGTGAACTGCCGCCCGGCAGGACGGCGTCGCGCTGGGCGCTGCTGGTCCTGGGCGTGCTGTTCCTCGCCTACGCCGTCCTGGTCCGCAAGAACGGCCTGCCCGCCGTGATCCCCGTCTTCGTTCTGCTGGTCCTCGCGGTGTGGCCCTCTCCCGGCCGCCGGCGCTGGCTGGCCGCTTCGGGGATCCTCGTCGCGATCACGGCGCTCTGCAGCGTCGGCGTGTCGCAGGCCACCGACCCGGTGGCCACCCGCCAGTACGCGCAGATCCCCTTGGACGACCTCACCCATGTCCTGACCCCGGCGCAGATCGGCCCCGCGGCCGAGGAGGCCGGAGCGAGCGCGGACTTCCGGGCCCGCCTGGTCACCGCCACGGCCGTCTGCGCGCGGCGGCAGGTCCCGGCCGACGTGTACTTCAACTGCTACCCGCGGGACCGTTCGCTCGGGGCCACGGAGCTCGGCCGCAACGCCGGCGTACTCACCCGGATGTGGACGCGGCAGATCCCGGAGCACTGGCAGGGCTACGTGGCGTACCGGGCCCGCGTGTTCTCCAAGCTGCTCTTCCAGGGCAACCTGCCGTTCTTCGACGGCACCTCGACCAAGCTCGCCGCCCTGAGGAGCGCTCCGGTCAATCGGACCCTGGAGTTCACCGTGCGCAACTACGTGACGGGCTTCGTGCACGACGTGCCGATGCTCTTCCAGGGCTGGTTCTGGTTCGCGGTGTCCCTGGTGTTCGCGCTGCGCCGCCGCTGGGCCGGCCCGTACGCCAGGGAACTGCGCCTGCTCGGGGTGAGTTCGGCCCTGTACATCCTCGCCTATTTCCCGACGGCTCCGCAGTCCAACTTCCGTTATGTGTACTGGCCCGCGCTTGCCGGGACCATCGGCCTGGCGGCCGTCCTGATCGGGCATCTGGCGCGTCGCCGAGCCGCGGTGGACGGCGCCGCGGGGCCGGCGGACGCCCGTGCGCGGGCCGGGACGGCCCCGCCCGCCACGGCGCTCCCCGCCGAGGCGGAGGACGCCGGGCCGCACGAGGACGCCACCGTCGCCGGCTGA
- a CDS encoding MFS transporter yields the protein MSQPTPHQQAAPRGTRGVVPVLAFAGITVAVMQTLLVPVIKDLPVLLSTSPSNATWVMTSTLLAGAVATPIMGRLGDLYGKRRMLLASLAIMVVGSLVAGFTSQLLVMIAGRALQGFAMGAIPLGIGLMRDQLPREKLGSAMALMSSSIGVGGGLALPAAALVAQHTDWHALFFGSAGLGAVAIALTLLFVPESEVKASGTFDVLGAVGLSAGLVLLLLPITKGSDWGWGSTTTLGLLGAAVVFLVLWGVMELRLKAPLVNLRTSARREVLLTNLASTMVGVAFYAISLVLPQLLQLPAATGYGLGQSMVVAGLCVAPLGLTMMLTAPVYARLSAKYGPKTTLILGMLIIAIGYGAGLGLMSAAWQTIVISVIVGAGIGLAYSSLPALIIGAVDPSETGAANGLNTLMRSIGTSVSSAVIGMVLANTAQPFGPVALPTMHGFRISFLIATGAVAGGLALAAFLPKGRPAAKPQLRASSEEDAVLELVTEALAAFHGQVVGASGTPVAHAKVTLIDRHGRQAGSAHTDASGRYAVPVPQGGAYVLAATAAGHAPLASAATHHGGEGPVTVDLALPVPVQ from the coding sequence ATGTCCCAGCCGACACCTCACCAGCAGGCCGCGCCCCGCGGCACCCGCGGTGTCGTCCCCGTCCTCGCCTTCGCCGGCATCACGGTCGCCGTGATGCAGACGCTGCTCGTGCCGGTCATCAAGGACCTGCCGGTCCTGCTCAGCACCTCGCCGTCCAACGCCACCTGGGTCATGACGTCGACCCTGCTCGCCGGCGCCGTGGCCACCCCGATCATGGGCCGGCTCGGCGACCTGTACGGCAAGCGCCGTATGCTCCTGGCCAGCCTCGCCATCATGGTGGTCGGCTCGCTCGTCGCCGGCTTCACCAGCCAGCTCCTCGTGATGATCGCCGGCCGCGCCCTCCAGGGCTTCGCCATGGGCGCGATCCCGCTCGGCATCGGCCTGATGCGCGACCAGCTGCCGCGCGAGAAGCTCGGCTCGGCGATGGCCCTGATGAGTTCTTCCATAGGCGTCGGCGGCGGCCTCGCACTGCCCGCCGCCGCCCTGGTCGCCCAGCACACCGACTGGCACGCGCTGTTCTTCGGCTCGGCCGGCCTGGGCGCGGTGGCCATCGCGCTCACCCTCCTGTTCGTACCGGAGAGCGAGGTCAAGGCGTCGGGCACCTTCGACGTGCTCGGGGCGGTCGGCCTGTCGGCCGGCCTGGTCCTGCTGCTGCTCCCCATCACCAAGGGCAGCGACTGGGGCTGGGGCTCGACCACCACGCTCGGCCTGCTCGGTGCGGCCGTCGTCTTCCTCGTCCTGTGGGGCGTGATGGAGCTGCGTCTCAAGGCGCCGCTGGTGAATTTGCGTACCAGCGCCCGGCGCGAGGTGCTCCTCACCAACCTCGCCTCGACGATGGTCGGCGTGGCCTTCTACGCCATCTCGCTCGTCCTGCCCCAGCTGCTCCAGCTGCCCGCCGCCACCGGATACGGCCTCGGCCAGTCGATGGTCGTGGCCGGTCTGTGCGTGGCGCCGCTCGGCCTCACGATGATGCTGACCGCTCCGGTCTACGCCCGCCTCTCCGCCAAGTACGGCCCGAAGACCACCCTCATCCTCGGCATGCTGATCATCGCGATCGGGTACGGGGCCGGCCTCGGCCTCATGAGCGCGGCCTGGCAGACCATCGTCATCTCGGTGATCGTAGGCGCGGGCATCGGCCTCGCCTACTCCTCGCTGCCGGCGCTGATCATCGGCGCGGTCGACCCGTCCGAGACGGGCGCGGCCAACGGCCTCAACACCCTGATGCGGTCCATCGGCACCTCGGTGTCCAGCGCCGTCATCGGCATGGTGCTCGCCAACACCGCGCAGCCCTTCGGGCCCGTCGCACTGCCCACCATGCACGGCTTCCGCATCTCGTTCCTGATCGCCACGGGCGCCGTCGCCGGCGGTCTCGCGCTCGCCGCGTTCCTGCCCAAGGGCCGCCCGGCCGCCAAGCCGCAGCTGCGGGCCAGCAGCGAGGAGGACGCGGTCCTGGAGCTGGTCACCGAGGCGCTGGCCGCCTTCCACGGCCAGGTCGTCGGCGCGTCCGGTACGCCGGTGGCGCACGCCAAGGTCACCCTCATCGACCGTCACGGACGCCAGGCCGGCTCCGCCCACACCGACGCGAGCGGCCGGTACGCGGTGCCGGTTCCGCAGGGCGGGGCCTACGTCCTGGCCGCGACCGCCGCGGGTCACGCGCCGTTGGCGTCGGCGGCCACGCACCACGGCGGCGAGGGCCCGGTGACCGTGGACCTGGCGCTGCCGGTCCCGGTCCAGTAG
- a CDS encoding DUF4142 domain-containing protein: MRFTHTCATAAAVTALAVTGAAPAFGAASPSATADAVFLQAVHQANLAEIAAGKDARTHANGACVKQVADVIVRDHTTLDAKGATLAKSKNISLAKEPSAAQQKSLSSLKPMNGTKAYDVAWLKIQSSGHQQVLTLIDQELKSGKDSQIQAAAKAARPVVAGHLKMVEGGVCRTPASASASPSASPQR; encoded by the coding sequence ATGCGATTCACCCACACCTGCGCAACCGCGGCCGCCGTCACCGCGCTGGCCGTCACCGGCGCGGCGCCCGCGTTCGGCGCGGCCAGCCCGTCCGCCACCGCCGACGCGGTGTTCCTCCAGGCGGTCCACCAGGCCAACCTGGCCGAGATCGCCGCGGGCAAGGACGCGCGCACGCATGCCAACGGCGCCTGTGTGAAGCAGGTCGCCGATGTCATCGTGCGTGATCACACCACGCTGGACGCCAAGGGCGCGACCCTGGCCAAGAGCAAGAACATCTCGCTGGCGAAGGAACCCAGCGCGGCCCAGCAGAAGAGCCTGTCCTCGCTGAAGCCCATGAACGGCACCAAGGCGTACGACGTCGCCTGGCTGAAGATCCAGAGCAGCGGGCATCAGCAGGTCCTCACGCTGATCGACCAGGAGCTGAAGTCCGGTAAGGACAGCCAGATCCAGGCCGCCGCGAAGGCGGCACGGCCGGTCGTGGCGGGGCACCTGAAGATGGTCGAGGGCGGCGTCTGCCGCACCCCGGCCTCGGCCTCGGCCTCGCCGAGTGCCTCGCCCCAGCGGTGA
- a CDS encoding flavodoxin family protein yields MDMNQTRTDVSSTVPLSAVALVCTLSPSPAESSSQLLAEQTMKSLAEHGVTGKVVRVVDHDVKPGVETDMGDGDAWPEIRDSILGADILVISTPIWLGHPSSIAQKVMERLNADISQTDDEGRPLYYGKVAAVCVVGNEDGAHKVGADIFQGLNDVGFTLAPGAVTYWVGEAMQGTDYLDLASTPKTTAGTTATLAANAGHLARRLKAAPYPAA; encoded by the coding sequence ATGGATATGAATCAGACGCGTACCGATGTCTCGTCCACCGTCCCGCTGAGCGCCGTCGCGCTCGTGTGCACCCTCTCCCCGTCCCCCGCCGAGTCCAGCTCCCAGCTCCTTGCGGAGCAGACCATGAAGTCGCTCGCCGAGCACGGTGTGACCGGCAAGGTCGTCCGCGTCGTCGACCACGACGTGAAGCCGGGCGTGGAGACCGACATGGGTGACGGCGACGCGTGGCCCGAGATCCGCGACAGCATCCTCGGCGCGGACATTCTCGTGATCTCCACGCCGATCTGGCTCGGCCACCCCTCGAGCATTGCGCAGAAGGTCATGGAGCGCCTCAACGCGGACATCTCGCAGACGGACGACGAAGGCCGGCCGCTCTACTACGGCAAGGTCGCCGCGGTGTGCGTGGTGGGCAACGAGGACGGCGCGCACAAGGTCGGCGCCGACATCTTCCAGGGTCTCAACGACGTCGGCTTCACGCTGGCACCCGGCGCGGTCACCTACTGGGTCGGCGAGGCGATGCAGGGGACCGACTACCTCGATCTCGCGAGCACCCCCAAGACGACGGCGGGCACGACCGCCACCCTCGCGGCGAACGCCGGCCATCTCGCGCGGCGCCTCAAGGCGGCCCCGTACCCCGCAGCTTGA